A stretch of the Streptomyces sp. NBC_00078 genome encodes the following:
- the ehuA gene encoding ectoine/hydroxyectoine ABC transporter ATP-binding protein EhuA, translated as MSADTPLTKEPDASGNRPVDGSELIRFDHVTKRFGSNTVLDQLDFSVNSGKHVTLIGPSGSGKTTILRLLMTLTKPEEGTITVDGMQLFPAPEKQIREVRKNIGMVFQQFNLFPNMTVLRNITEAPVTVLGLSKDEAEERARGLLDLVGLADKAGSRPTQLSGGQQQRVAIARALAMRPQVLLLDEVTSALDPELVAGVLDVLRDIARTTDITMLCVTHEMNFARDISDQVLMFDSGRVIESGPPEKIFSEPENDRTREFLSAVL; from the coding sequence TTGTCCGCTGACACCCCTTTGACGAAAGAACCCGACGCGAGCGGCAACCGGCCGGTGGACGGCAGCGAACTGATCCGCTTCGACCACGTCACCAAGCGCTTCGGCTCGAACACGGTCCTCGACCAGCTCGACTTCTCCGTGAACTCCGGCAAGCACGTCACCCTGATCGGCCCGTCCGGCTCCGGCAAGACGACGATCCTGCGGCTGCTGATGACGCTGACCAAGCCGGAGGAGGGCACGATCACCGTCGACGGGATGCAGCTCTTCCCGGCCCCCGAGAAGCAGATCCGCGAGGTCCGCAAGAACATCGGGATGGTCTTCCAGCAGTTCAACCTGTTCCCGAACATGACCGTCCTGCGGAACATCACCGAGGCCCCGGTCACCGTTCTCGGCCTGTCCAAGGACGAGGCGGAGGAGCGGGCGCGCGGGCTGCTGGACCTGGTCGGCCTCGCCGACAAGGCCGGCTCCCGCCCGACGCAGCTCTCCGGCGGCCAGCAGCAGCGGGTGGCGATCGCCAGGGCGCTGGCGATGCGGCCGCAGGTGCTGCTCCTGGACGAGGTGACCTCCGCGCTCGACCCGGAGCTGGTCGCCGGCGTCCTCGACGTGCTGCGCGACATCGCGCGCACCACCGACATCACGATGCTCTGTGTGACCCACGAGATGAACTTCGCCCGGGACATCTCGGACCAGGTGCTGATGTTCGACTCCGGCCGGGTCATCGAGTCGGGGCCGCCGGAGAAGATCTTCAGCGAGCCGGAGAACGACCGGACGCGAGAATTTCTCAGCGCGGTGCTCTGA
- a CDS encoding IclR family transcriptional regulator produces MALKHEPTAPYHSAQDALRVLETVARHTTGVTDTDLARLTGLTPERLTTLLRMLRREGYVEQITDGAYITGDALTRLGSAQGREQALREKLQRTLDRLRDSVGAAVYLSRYVDGEVRISQYADGPTTPVVNEWVDFRVSAHATAIGKSLLGQLDHNSRRDHLSRHKMARLTSRTITSDKLLLSRLETQPPTVPHLDLQEYAVGTVCAAVPISAGSAVGCLALSLPVEHAHRLRQAADTLNRSAAPLLLSLAI; encoded by the coding sequence GTGGCGCTGAAGCACGAGCCGACCGCGCCGTACCACTCGGCCCAGGACGCCCTCCGCGTCCTGGAGACCGTGGCGCGGCACACCACCGGAGTCACCGACACCGACCTCGCCCGGCTCACCGGCCTCACCCCGGAGCGGCTGACCACCCTCCTGAGGATGCTGCGCCGCGAGGGCTACGTCGAACAGATCACCGACGGGGCGTACATCACGGGCGACGCCCTCACCCGACTCGGCTCCGCGCAGGGCCGTGAGCAGGCCCTGCGCGAGAAGCTCCAGCGCACCCTGGACCGGCTGCGCGACTCGGTGGGCGCCGCCGTGTACCTCAGCCGGTATGTCGACGGCGAGGTCAGGATCTCCCAGTACGCCGACGGGCCGACGACCCCGGTGGTCAACGAGTGGGTCGACTTCCGCGTCTCGGCGCACGCGACCGCCATCGGCAAGAGCCTGCTGGGCCAGCTCGACCACAACAGCAGGCGCGACCACCTCTCCCGCCACAAGATGGCCCGCCTCACCTCGCGCACCATCACCAGCGACAAGCTTCTGCTGTCCCGTCTGGAGACCCAGCCGCCCACCGTGCCCCATCTCGACCTCCAGGAGTACGCGGTCGGCACCGTCTGCGCGGCCGTCCCGATCAGCGCCGGCTCCGCGGTCGGCTGCCTCGCCCTCTCCCTCCCGGTCGAGCACGCCCACCGGCTCCGCCAGGCCGCCGACACGCTGAACCGGAGCGCGGCGCCCCTGCTGCTGTCCCTGGCGATCTAG
- a CDS encoding AMP-binding protein: MESNRSTVAELVAGRWGDHRPALWCEDLVLTHHEMAAGAAARAALLTDLLPPGAEPHVGVLLDNTPEYALWLEAAALAGAAIAGINPTRRGAELARDILHTGCRTVVTERNHLPLLTGLDLPGVRLLVTDTEEYAGLLAPYTTAEPDASRATPDDRLLLYFTSGSTGAPKAAICTQGRLAAAGASLVGQFGVRRDDVHYVCMPMFHGNAVIADWAPALAAGAGVALRRRFSASGFLADVRKHGATYFTYVGRAVQYILATEARDDDRDNPLRLGFGTEAGAVDAAAFERRFGVRLVEGYGSSEGGAAVQWSPGTPRGAVGKATPGLVVLDPDTGQERRPARFDAAGRLLNGDEAIGELVNRGPNPFEGYWRNAEAEAERRRGGAYWTGDLFYRDADGYLYFAGRTDDRIRVDSENLAAAMIENILARYEGADAVAVYAVPDPVTGDQVMATVAGRFDPVDFGTFLAAQPDLGTKMAPRFVRVVQRMPVTATNKIHRALLRREGVRCADPVWWRPPGEQGYAYRRLTREDVEGAPASTRGSS; the protein is encoded by the coding sequence ATGGAGTCCAACAGGAGCACGGTCGCGGAACTCGTAGCCGGGCGGTGGGGCGACCACCGTCCGGCCCTGTGGTGCGAGGACCTGGTCCTCACCCATCACGAGATGGCCGCCGGTGCCGCGGCCAGGGCGGCCCTGCTGACCGACCTGCTGCCGCCCGGCGCCGAGCCGCATGTGGGTGTCCTGCTCGACAACACCCCTGAATACGCCCTGTGGCTGGAGGCCGCGGCACTGGCGGGAGCGGCAATCGCCGGCATCAACCCCACCCGCCGGGGCGCGGAGCTGGCCCGCGACATCCTGCACACCGGATGCCGGACCGTTGTCACCGAGCGCAACCACCTCCCCCTCCTCACCGGTCTCGACCTCCCCGGCGTACGCCTCCTGGTCACCGACACCGAGGAGTACGCCGGGCTCCTGGCGCCGTATACGACGGCCGAGCCGGACGCCTCCCGCGCCACCCCCGACGACCGCCTGCTGCTGTACTTCACCTCCGGTTCGACCGGCGCCCCGAAGGCCGCGATCTGCACCCAGGGCCGGCTGGCGGCCGCCGGGGCGTCCCTGGTCGGCCAGTTCGGGGTGCGCCGCGACGACGTGCACTACGTCTGCATGCCGATGTTCCACGGCAACGCGGTGATCGCCGACTGGGCACCCGCGCTGGCGGCCGGGGCGGGCGTGGCGCTGCGCCGGCGCTTCTCGGCGTCGGGGTTCCTGGCGGACGTACGCAAACACGGGGCGACGTACTTCACGTACGTGGGCCGGGCCGTGCAGTACATCCTGGCCACCGAGGCGCGCGACGACGACCGGGACAACCCCCTCCGGCTCGGTTTCGGCACGGAGGCGGGGGCGGTGGACGCGGCGGCCTTCGAGCGGCGGTTCGGGGTGCGGCTGGTGGAGGGGTACGGGTCCTCGGAGGGCGGGGCCGCAGTGCAGTGGTCGCCGGGGACGCCTCGCGGCGCGGTGGGAAAGGCGACGCCGGGTCTCGTCGTACTCGATCCGGACACGGGACAGGAGCGCCGGCCGGCCCGCTTCGACGCGGCGGGGCGACTGCTGAACGGGGACGAGGCGATAGGTGAGCTGGTCAACCGCGGCCCGAACCCCTTCGAGGGGTACTGGCGCAACGCCGAGGCGGAGGCCGAGCGGCGAAGGGGCGGCGCCTACTGGACCGGTGACCTCTTCTACCGGGACGCCGACGGCTATCTCTACTTCGCGGGCCGCACCGACGACCGTATCCGGGTCGACAGCGAGAACCTGGCCGCCGCGATGATCGAGAACATCCTCGCCCGGTACGAGGGCGCCGACGCGGTCGCCGTGTACGCGGTGCCGGATCCGGTGACCGGGGACCAGGTGATGGCGACGGTCGCGGGGAGGTTCGACCCGGTGGACTTCGGCACGTTCCTGGCCGCCCAGCCGGACCTGGGCACCAAGATGGCGCCGCGGTTCGTGCGGGTGGTGCAGCGGATGCCGGTGACGGCGACGAACAAGATCCACCGGGCGCTGCTCAGACGGGAGGGGGTCCGGTGCGCGGATCCGGTGTGGTGGCGCCCGCCCGGCGAGCAGGGGTACGCGTACCGGAGGCTGACCCGGGAGGACGTCGAGGGGGCGCCGGCTTCCACGCGAGGCTCGTCCTGA